The Planococcus donghaensis genome contains a region encoding:
- a CDS encoding FecCD family ABC transporter permease, whose translation MIHPSLRKKQRISYYGLLTLILLTTMVSMGLGYSPISYDRLMPAILGQGTFKEEFILFSIRLPRILITLLAGMALALSGAILQSVTRNDLADPGIIGINSGAGVAIAVFFLFIPVEVGAFAYLLPLVAFGGALLTAILIYAFSYSRSTGLQPVRLVLVGIGFSMALSGVMIVLISSAEPEKVDFIANWLAGSIWGADWPFIIAILPWLLILIPFTLYKANRMNVLGLSDPVAVGIGVSIEKERLVLLLAAVALAASAVSVTGGIAFIGLMAPHIAKAIVGPRHQLFLPLAILIGGWLLLLADTIGRNLLEPSGIPAGIMAALIGAPYFIYLLLRK comes from the coding sequence ATGATTCATCCTAGTTTACGCAAAAAGCAACGAATTTCGTATTATGGTTTGCTGACACTGATTTTACTAACAACCATGGTCAGTATGGGCTTAGGTTACTCACCTATTTCTTATGACCGGTTAATGCCTGCTATTTTGGGACAAGGAACATTTAAAGAAGAATTTATTTTGTTTTCAATTCGCTTGCCGCGAATTTTAATTACCTTACTAGCCGGAATGGCACTCGCTTTGTCTGGCGCTATTTTACAAAGTGTGACACGTAACGACTTGGCAGACCCTGGAATCATCGGGATCAATTCCGGAGCTGGTGTCGCCATTGCGGTGTTCTTCTTGTTTATTCCAGTTGAAGTTGGTGCGTTTGCTTACTTATTGCCGCTTGTCGCTTTTGGTGGTGCACTTTTAACGGCTATATTGATCTATGCTTTTTCTTATTCTCGAAGCACAGGGCTACAACCTGTTCGTTTAGTTCTCGTCGGAATTGGCTTTTCGATGGCACTTTCTGGCGTTATGATTGTGCTCATTTCTTCTGCTGAACCAGAAAAAGTTGATTTTATCGCCAATTGGTTAGCAGGTAGCATTTGGGGAGCGGATTGGCCATTTATCATTGCCATCCTTCCGTGGTTATTGATATTGATCCCGTTTACGTTATATAAAGCAAACCGTATGAACGTTCTCGGGCTGAGCGATCCTGTCGCTGTCGGGATTGGTGTTTCTATTGAAAAAGAACGACTTGTGTTGCTACTGGCTGCTGTCGCTTTAGCCGCTTCTGCGGTTTCTGTTACTGGTGGAATCGCGTTTATCGGGCTAATGGCCCCGCATATTGCCAAAGCCATCGTTGGACCGCGACATCAATTGTTTTTACCACTTGCGATTTTGATAGGCGGTTGGCTACTGTTACTAGCAGACACAATCGGACGAAACTTACTCGAGCCTTCAGGTATCCCAGCAGGCATTATGGCCGCGTTAATCGGTGCGCCTTACTTCATCTATTTGTTGTTAAGAAAATAA
- a CDS encoding EAL domain-containing protein, translated as MQCNSCTVAAIKFEIKLEGQTNLSALPMVIEHLKRREIDVVLKGNKLQIDEKGAREFLDFCNDLLVMEAATFRINQEAWQPLQEMSKVFAMEWIDAVIKDERIICHYQPIVDGDENIYAYEMLARFQNEDGSMIYPNEIFPAAKTRGRLYALDRVCRMTAVKYAAALNGTKAFINFIPTSIYSPEFCLRSTIELSEKLGVNPNSLVFEVVETEKVDDINHLKKILSYYRSRGFDYALDDVGEGYSTIELLADLQPKYMKLDMQFVQGVATDTKKQEIAKKFLEKAQEIGSIPLAEGIETRQDFDWLKQLGYQLFQGYYFGKPSATPVAVVQTLTTS; from the coding sequence ATGCAATGTAATAGCTGCACAGTTGCAGCCATCAAATTTGAAATTAAGCTAGAAGGACAAACGAATCTTTCAGCGCTGCCAATGGTCATAGAACACTTGAAAAGAAGAGAAATTGATGTTGTTTTAAAAGGCAACAAGCTCCAAATAGATGAAAAAGGTGCAAGAGAATTCCTCGATTTTTGCAATGATTTACTAGTGATGGAGGCTGCTACTTTTCGTATTAACCAGGAAGCTTGGCAGCCATTACAAGAGATGTCAAAAGTTTTCGCTATGGAATGGATCGATGCTGTCATTAAAGATGAGCGGATTATTTGTCACTACCAACCAATTGTAGATGGCGATGAAAATATTTATGCGTATGAAATGTTAGCGCGTTTCCAAAACGAAGACGGCTCGATGATTTATCCGAACGAAATTTTTCCTGCGGCAAAAACACGTGGCCGTTTATATGCACTCGACCGGGTTTGCAGGATGACTGCGGTGAAATATGCAGCCGCATTAAATGGAACAAAAGCATTTATCAACTTTATCCCGACATCGATTTATTCGCCCGAATTTTGTTTGCGGTCGACCATCGAGTTGTCCGAGAAATTGGGAGTAAATCCAAATTCGTTAGTGTTTGAAGTAGTGGAAACTGAAAAAGTAGACGACATCAATCACTTAAAGAAAATTCTCAGTTATTATCGATCGAGAGGCTTTGACTATGCATTAGACGATGTTGGCGAAGGGTATAGCACGATTGAATTATTGGCTGATTTGCAGCCTAAGTATATGAAACTGGATATGCAATTTGTTCAAGGCGTTGCAACGGATACAAAAAAACAAGAAATCGCCAAAAAATTTCTAGAAAAAGCTCAAGAAATTGGTTCGATTCCATTAGCAGAAGGTATAGAAACACGTCAAGATTTTGATTGGCTAAAGCAGCTCGGTTATCAATTATTCCAAGGGTATTATTTTGGGAAACCATCAGCAACGCCTGTAGCAGTAGTTCAAACCCTAACAACTAGTTGA
- a CDS encoding FecCD family ABC transporter permease produces the protein MTPKIPFPIKLTLSFVLLALTLMVSLIFGAADISLKEVGLALFSTSSSDSIGVIREIRLPREVAAIFVGAALAVSGAMMQGMTRNPLADPGLLGLTAGANAALAFTLAFVPAANYFGIMIACFIGAAVGAALVFGIGAAKKGGFSPFRIVLAGAAISAFLTAIAEGIGLYFNISKNVSQWTAGGLIGTSWGQLQVVVPFIAVSLFVAIVLARQLTILSLSEEAAIGLGQKTAQIKAILFIVITLLAGAAVALAGNMAFIGLMIPHVVRTIVGTDYRFIIPMSAVAGAIFMLLADLIGRTINAPFETPVAAIIAILGLPFFLIIVRKGGKAFA, from the coding sequence ATGACACCTAAAATTCCCTTTCCAATTAAATTAACTTTGAGTTTTGTCTTACTCGCACTGACCTTAATGGTTTCTTTAATTTTCGGTGCGGCGGATATTAGTTTAAAAGAAGTCGGCCTCGCTTTGTTTTCAACTTCTTCTAGCGATTCTATTGGTGTGATTCGCGAAATTCGACTCCCGCGTGAAGTCGCGGCCATTTTTGTAGGTGCTGCACTTGCTGTATCCGGTGCGATGATGCAAGGCATGACGCGCAATCCACTGGCTGACCCGGGTCTTCTCGGTTTAACAGCTGGGGCTAATGCCGCGCTTGCGTTTACTTTAGCATTTGTTCCGGCGGCGAATTATTTCGGTATTATGATCGCTTGTTTTATCGGTGCCGCGGTGGGTGCTGCGTTAGTGTTTGGGATTGGCGCAGCTAAAAAAGGTGGATTTTCACCGTTTCGAATTGTTCTCGCAGGGGCTGCGATATCGGCATTTTTAACAGCGATTGCTGAAGGTATTGGTCTTTACTTTAATATCTCAAAAAACGTTTCACAATGGACCGCGGGTGGATTGATCGGCACTTCTTGGGGACAACTACAAGTAGTGGTTCCTTTTATCGCCGTGTCGTTATTCGTGGCCATCGTGTTAGCCCGGCAATTGACCATTTTAAGTTTAAGTGAAGAAGCTGCCATTGGCTTAGGACAAAAAACGGCGCAAATTAAAGCAATTCTTTTTATCGTCATTACTCTTCTTGCAGGTGCTGCTGTGGCACTAGCTGGCAATATGGCATTTATTGGGTTGATGATCCCTCATGTGGTTCGGACAATTGTTGGCACCGATTACCGCTTTATCATTCCGATGTCTGCCGTAGCTGGAGCGATTTTTATGTTGCTCGCCGATTTAATTGGCCGGACAATCAACGCGCCTTTTGAAACTCCAGTCGCCGCAATCATTGCAATTCTTGGTTTGCCGTTCTTTCTAATCATCGTTCGTAAAGGAGGCAAAGCATTCGCATGA